From one Candidatus Methanoplasma termitum genomic stretch:
- the hisH gene encoding imidazole glycerol phosphate synthase subunit HisH: MKVTMADYGVGNLHSVKKAFERNGATVIVTANMKDLLDSECIVFPGVGAFDSTMERLLPYRNEIRKRLLSGIPALGICIGVQIMFDSSEEGSSPGIGAFGGKVIKLSSERVPHMGWNSVESSDALMDKIEEKQFYFANSFRGSPDNKKEIVGTTEYDGEVFPSFFRKANTYGTQFHPEKSSDSGLRLIKNFIDFAEDNI; the protein is encoded by the coding sequence TTGAAGGTCACCATGGCCGACTACGGCGTCGGCAACCTTCACTCTGTCAAAAAAGCATTCGAAAGGAACGGTGCGACGGTCATTGTGACCGCAAACATGAAAGATCTGCTTGACTCCGAATGCATAGTTTTCCCCGGAGTGGGTGCCTTCGACTCTACGATGGAGAGACTTCTCCCATACAGGAACGAGATAAGAAAAAGACTGCTTTCAGGGATACCAGCGCTGGGAATATGCATAGGAGTGCAGATCATGTTCGATTCGAGCGAAGAAGGCAGTTCTCCCGGCATCGGTGCGTTCGGTGGCAAAGTTATAAAATTGTCCTCGGAGCGTGTACCGCACATGGGATGGAACTCCGTCGAGTCATCGGATGCGTTGATGGATAAAATCGAGGAAAAACAATTCTACTTCGCGAACTCGTTCAGAGGCTCCCCAGACAATAAAAAAGAGATAGTCGGCACGACCGAATACGACGGCGAGGTGTTCCCGTCCTTCTTCAGGAAAGCGAACACATACGGCACACAGTTCCACCCCGAGAAAAGTTCTGACTCGGGACTCAGGCTAATAAAGAACTTCATCGATTTCGCGGAGGATAACATATGA
- the hisC gene encoding histidinol-phosphate transaminase, translated as MVSRDIMRSSTRGFKKYYSPDLKGELRLDTNTNALGANPAAQKFMKEQKIDLNEYPGTYSNKLRIALADFYELDMENFVAGSGSDEMLDILFKTFTEWEDDCLIPYPSYNGMYDYFVQMNGGKVQYSELTDNFQLDVDSILSSKAKIVVLATPNNPTGNSFRQKDIEEILEGFKGIVVVDEAYGEYTKSSMIPRVNEFDNLVVTRTFSKAYAIAGLRIGYAVANLDLADMMNAVKIPYSLNSISEGAAIAAIGDQDFIRRSVELVDKERPKLAAGLKKLGFGPFPSDSNFILARCPIDHDVYTKALKEKKILIRDFGNKRRMENCVRFTVGTDKMNKELLDKTKKILEDYS; from the coding sequence ATGGTCTCAAGGGACATAATGAGAAGTTCGACCAGAGGGTTCAAGAAATATTACAGCCCGGATCTTAAGGGAGAGCTGAGGCTCGATACCAATACGAACGCCCTCGGCGCAAATCCCGCGGCACAGAAGTTCATGAAAGAACAGAAGATCGACCTGAACGAATATCCAGGAACATATTCAAACAAACTCAGGATCGCACTTGCCGATTTTTATGAGCTGGATATGGAGAACTTCGTAGCAGGGTCCGGATCCGACGAGATGCTCGACATCCTGTTCAAAACATTCACGGAGTGGGAGGACGACTGCCTTATCCCTTATCCCTCATACAACGGAATGTACGACTACTTTGTGCAGATGAACGGCGGAAAGGTGCAGTACTCCGAGCTGACAGACAATTTCCAGCTGGACGTGGACAGCATCCTTTCATCAAAAGCGAAGATAGTTGTGCTGGCAACGCCGAACAACCCCACGGGGAATTCATTCAGACAAAAGGACATAGAAGAAATTCTTGAAGGATTCAAAGGCATCGTCGTCGTTGACGAAGCGTACGGCGAATACACGAAAAGCAGCATGATACCCAGGGTCAACGAGTTCGACAACCTTGTAGTCACCAGAACATTCTCGAAAGCTTATGCGATAGCCGGCCTGAGGATCGGATACGCAGTGGCAAACCTCGATCTGGCGGACATGATGAATGCCGTCAAGATCCCATACTCTCTTAACAGCATAAGCGAGGGGGCTGCGATAGCGGCGATCGGAGACCAGGATTTCATCAGGAGGAGCGTCGAGCTCGTAGATAAAGAGAGACCTAAGCTCGCTGCCGGTCTTAAAAAGCTAGGTTTTGGACCGTTCCCGTCGGACTCTAATTTCATACTCGCAAGGTGCCCCATCGACCACGATGTTTACACAAAAGCCCTCAAAGAGAAGAAGATACTCATAAGGGACTTCGGGAACAAGAGGAGAATGGAGAACTGCGTAAGATTCACAGTAGGCACGGACAAGATGAACAAAGAACTGCTGGACAAGACCAAAAAGATCTTGGAGGACTACAGTTGA
- the hisG gene encoding ATP phosphoribosyltransferase: MVIKLAVPNKGRLNERAVELLLKSGIDLGEEWGRKLYVMAKDQDIEVMFVRAQDIPAFIATGAIDIGITGEDLAAESGYKIKKLMDLEFGYCRLSIAAPEASGIRTADDIPNGSKVATSFPNLTKKYFKSIGKDVSIIEVSGAAEIMPYLGISDLIADLVASGSTLKMNRLVEVSKILDSQAAIYSSDASMKKYGAQITDVVASLKSVMAAEERKYLMANVPKKKLKEVQKVIPGINGPTILNIAGNDDIVAVHAVIRSKDVYNAVNDLKRLGAKGILTLSIDRLVE; this comes from the coding sequence GTGGTAATAAAATTGGCTGTCCCCAACAAAGGAAGGCTCAACGAGAGGGCCGTAGAGCTCCTGCTGAAATCAGGGATCGATCTCGGAGAGGAATGGGGAAGGAAACTGTATGTCATGGCAAAGGACCAGGATATCGAAGTTATGTTCGTCAGAGCGCAGGACATACCGGCATTCATCGCCACGGGCGCAATAGACATCGGAATAACCGGCGAGGACCTCGCCGCCGAGTCCGGATACAAAATAAAGAAGCTGATGGATCTCGAGTTCGGTTACTGCCGCCTTTCGATAGCGGCGCCGGAAGCCTCCGGGATAAGGACCGCGGATGACATCCCCAACGGATCGAAGGTCGCCACCTCCTTCCCCAACCTCACAAAAAAATATTTCAAGTCGATCGGCAAGGATGTCTCGATAATAGAAGTGTCCGGCGCAGCGGAGATAATGCCTTACCTCGGCATATCCGATCTGATCGCGGATCTGGTCGCCTCCGGATCGACCTTGAAGATGAACCGCCTTGTGGAAGTGTCCAAGATATTGGACTCCCAAGCCGCGATCTACTCATCCGATGCTTCGATGAAAAAGTACGGTGCGCAGATAACGGATGTCGTCGCTTCCCTGAAGAGCGTCATGGCCGCCGAGGAACGCAAATATCTAATGGCCAACGTTCCCAAGAAGAAGCTGAAAGAGGTACAAAAGGTCATCCCTGGAATTAACGGACCGACGATACTCAACATCGCCGGGAATGATGATATTGTGGCGGTACACGCTGTGATCCGCTCCAAAGATGTTTACAATGCTGTCAACGACCTCAAGAGGCTCGGTGCGAAAGGGATATTGACCCTTTCCATAGACAGGCTGGTGGAGTGA
- a CDS encoding ATP-binding protein — protein MLKRKMMDTLIEWKEKKSKECLLIVGARQVGKTFIIREFAKQNYENIVEINFLAEPKFMKAFEGSLKMDAIIRELSLRDESIRFIEGKTLLFLDEIQECGDARTALKFIAEDGRFDCIASGSMLGVAYKSTRSIPVGYERQIEMFSLDFEEFLWATGYDDVRIGYMKEYYEKREKIPPSINDVLLKKIREYAIVGGMPSAVNIYIETNNFGLVHKEQERIIASYRNDITRYLSVPERTKVMDCYFSLPQQLAKENKKFQYSTVEKGAKARKYDNSLDWLRDAGLIKFCYNVSTPEFPLPAYIMRDYYKVYATDIGMLISMYGFKMKEEFYNNTLKGPAKGGIYENLIADIFLKKNLPLNYYKPSENKQEIEFLLTEKGAVVPVEVKAGRGKTISLDEFIKRFDPPYALKLISGNVGEIDKKLTIPLYMAMFLE, from the coding sequence ATGCTTAAAAGAAAGATGATGGACACTTTGATCGAATGGAAAGAAAAGAAGAGCAAAGAATGTCTGCTGATAGTGGGGGCAAGACAGGTAGGGAAGACGTTCATAATCAGAGAGTTCGCAAAGCAGAATTATGAGAACATCGTGGAGATCAACTTCCTCGCCGAGCCCAAATTCATGAAGGCATTCGAAGGCAGTTTGAAAATGGATGCGATCATAAGAGAACTGTCCCTTCGTGACGAGAGTATAAGATTCATAGAGGGCAAGACCCTGTTATTCCTTGACGAGATCCAGGAATGCGGCGACGCAAGGACCGCTTTGAAATTCATCGCAGAGGATGGCAGATTCGACTGTATCGCATCCGGTTCGATGCTCGGTGTCGCATATAAGTCCACAAGATCGATACCGGTCGGCTATGAGAGACAAATAGAGATGTTCTCTCTTGACTTCGAAGAGTTCCTTTGGGCAACCGGTTATGACGATGTCAGGATCGGGTATATGAAGGAATATTACGAAAAAAGGGAGAAGATCCCCCCATCTATCAATGATGTTTTATTGAAGAAAATAAGAGAATATGCTATTGTCGGCGGAATGCCCTCGGCCGTTAACATATACATCGAAACAAACAACTTCGGACTGGTACACAAAGAACAAGAAAGGATAATCGCCAGTTATCGCAACGACATCACAAGGTATCTGTCTGTGCCGGAAAGAACAAAGGTCATGGACTGTTATTTTTCATTACCTCAACAGCTAGCGAAAGAGAATAAGAAATTCCAATATTCAACGGTTGAAAAAGGTGCCAAGGCCAGAAAGTACGATAACAGTTTGGATTGGCTGAGGGACGCCGGACTAATTAAGTTCTGTTATAATGTATCAACTCCAGAGTTCCCACTTCCCGCATACATTATGCGGGATTATTACAAGGTCTATGCGACAGACATCGGGATGTTGATATCCATGTACGGTTTTAAAATGAAAGAAGAGTTCTACAATAATACTCTGAAGGGCCCCGCCAAAGGTGGCATCTATGAGAATCTTATCGCAGACATCTTCCTGAAAAAGAATCTGCCTCTGAATTATTACAAACCAAGCGAGAATAAACAGGAGATAGAGTTCTTGTTGACAGAAAAAGGGGCTGTTGTCCCGGTCGAAGTAAAAGCCGGAAGAGGGAAGACGATATCTTTAGATGAGTTCATAAAGAGGTTCGATCCACCATATGCTTTGAAGTTAATATCCGGGAATGTCGGCGAGATCGACAAAAAACTGACCATCCCACTCTACATGGCAATGTTCTTGGAGTGA
- the asd gene encoding aspartate-semialdehyde dehydrogenase, with protein MSKISVAVLGATGPIGQRFVQMLEDHPYFEIEGLYASERSEGKKFRDTIKIRDHEFSEEAMETKIKTMDLKHISKNVRIAFSGLPSDLAGPTETELAKKGVAVFSNAGSHRMDAHVPIIIPEVNPDHAESVKQQDTYKDGGYIVTNANCSSTGIAVPLFALDKKFGLEEVFVSTYQALSGAGYPGVASLDAVGNVIPFINQEEEKMEKEIGKIIGSYSPKGGFKYADFKVMANCARVPVIDGHTEALVIKMRDAPSLEDVSSALSKFKGEPQKLKLPSAPRQPVIVRTEKDRPQPVYDVLAGSPNRAKGMVSTVGRIRVSNGYYKMFVLSHNTIRGGAGGSMLNAELFKAKGIL; from the coding sequence ATGAGCAAGATCAGTGTTGCCGTCCTTGGAGCCACCGGACCTATAGGCCAGAGATTCGTACAGATGCTTGAGGATCACCCTTATTTCGAAATTGAAGGACTTTACGCCTCGGAGAGATCGGAAGGAAAAAAATTCAGAGACACAATCAAGATCAGGGACCACGAGTTCTCGGAAGAGGCGATGGAAACGAAGATCAAGACAATGGATCTGAAACACATTTCAAAGAACGTAAGGATCGCATTCTCCGGACTGCCTTCGGACCTTGCGGGGCCGACCGAGACGGAACTGGCAAAGAAAGGCGTCGCCGTCTTCTCCAATGCGGGCTCGCACCGCATGGATGCGCATGTCCCCATAATCATACCCGAGGTCAACCCCGACCACGCCGAGTCCGTGAAACAGCAGGACACCTACAAGGACGGAGGCTACATCGTAACGAACGCCAATTGTTCTTCGACTGGCATAGCCGTGCCTCTGTTCGCTCTCGACAAAAAGTTCGGTCTTGAGGAAGTATTCGTTTCCACATACCAGGCGCTTTCCGGCGCAGGATATCCCGGCGTAGCATCGCTTGACGCCGTGGGTAACGTGATCCCGTTCATAAACCAAGAAGAAGAGAAGATGGAGAAGGAGATCGGAAAGATCATCGGAAGTTACTCTCCGAAGGGCGGCTTCAAATATGCGGATTTCAAAGTAATGGCGAACTGCGCCAGGGTCCCCGTAATAGACGGCCACACCGAGGCCCTTGTCATAAAGATGAGGGATGCGCCCTCATTGGAGGATGTCTCTTCCGCACTGTCAAAGTTCAAAGGCGAACCCCAGAAGCTTAAACTGCCGTCGGCACCCAGGCAGCCGGTGATCGTCAGGACCGAAAAGGACAGGCCGCAGCCTGTGTACGACGTCCTCGCCGGAAGCCCGAACAGAGCGAAAGGCATGGTCTCCACTGTCGGAAGGATAAGAGTGAGCAACGGCTATTACAAGATGTTCGTGCTCTCCCACAACACGATAAGAGGCGGGGCCGGGGGCTCCATGCTCAATGCGGAGCTGTTCAAGGCCAAAGGAATCCTGTGA